The bacterium DNA segment GGGTCCAGTTAAAAAAGATAAAGGTAGTTGCAGAAAAACGATACAAAATAGTTGAGAAATTAAGAGATGGTTTTTCATCTTTCAAAACATTTTCTTTATGGAAAAAGCCCGATGAAAGCAAACCAAATTATTGGTTTTGCTTTGTTTGTGTTGATGATAAAAAATTAAAAGTTGATAAATGGAAAACAGCAGAAGCACTAAGAGCAGAGGGTATGCCAGTAGGTGCTCATTATGTTATTCCCATGTACGAAAATCCATTTATTAAAAATAGGAAAACATTTGGGAATAGCAGTTATCCGTTTAATCCATTTAATCCAAATATTAAGTATAAATGTCCTGTTGCAGAAAAAACATTAAATTCACATATAACTTTATACATACATGAATGTTTTACAGATAAAGAAATTGAAGATATATTAAAGGCATTTGATAAAGTTGAAAGTGCCTATCTAAAATAGGAGGAAAAAATGATATTTCACATGTTTAGAGTTGATTATCCTGATAATTGGGATAAATTAAAAGAATTAAATTTAGAAAAATTGGCAAAAATTAAGAAAGAGTTATACAAAGTAGATATTGAGTGGGTTGTTGGTTCATTTGGAACATTTCCTGGACAGGGATATATGGTAAGTTTTAATACACCATATTTTGAGAAGTATCCTGGACTTGGTGATTTTGATTATATAAGAGAATATCTCCCTTACGCAAAAAAATATGGAATAAAATTGGTATCTTATTTAAATCTTCACTGGTTTTCTTATGAATTTGCTTCAAAACATTATGATTGGCAACAAATAACTTATGATGGGAAAATTTATGGGGAAAAATATCCTTTATATGGAAATGGAACTACATTTTGTATAAACTCTCCTTTTAGGGAATGGGCGTTAAAGATGATGGAAGAAGTTATGAAAACAGGAATAGATGGTGTTTTTCTTGATGGTCCTGGAATTTTTCCTGAAAGTTGTTATTGCGAGTATTGTAGAAAAAAATTTAAAGAAGAAACCGGCCATGACTTACCTGAATGGGAAAATTGGTCTGACCCCATCTGGAAGGAATTTTTACTTTTTAGAAAAAAGTCGTTTTTAAAGTTTATGGAAGATGCAAAGAAAGTTGTAAAAAGAATAAACAAAGATGGGATTATTTTTATAAATTCTTCACATCTTCCTGAATGGGGAATTCCAAGATATATTGGGGAACTTGAACAATATCAGGATTTTAACCTCTCTGAGGCATTTTATCATTTAGGGAGTGTTAGAGATTACTTTTTTTATTATTTTGTTGCAAAATACCTAAAAGTGAGTGAAAAACCATCTTCTGCTGCAATGCATCATGCTGCTGGTATCTGGCATTGGATACCTCTTTATCCCCAAGAAGTAAAAATGAGTATAAGTCAAAATTTATGTGTTAAAAATTGTTTATGGACTGCTGTTTTAAATGGAAATGATATTGAAAATCCAGAGTACTGGCAACCAATAAAAGAAGTAATGGAAAAAGTTGAGGATAAAAAGGAAATTTTTGATAAAGGCAAAACTTATGCACCAGTTGGATTATATGTTTCTTCTTCCACCGTTTATTTTTATATTTCAGAAATTAAAGGAATATACACAGAAGAAGAAAAGGTAAAAGAAGAAAATCTTGTTTTAAAAAGAGAGAAAGAAGTTAAGAAAGATAAGAAACATAAATGTGATGATATAACATATAAAGAATTGAGTGGATTTTTTGAAGTACTTGTTCGTTCCCATATACCATTTAAAATAATAAATGAGAATATCCTTGAAGAAAATCTCAAAAAATTAGATGTTTTAATTTTACCAAATACTACCTGTCTTTCAGAAAAAGAAATTTCTTTAATTAATGATTTTGTGAAGAAAGGCGGAAAATTAATAATGAGTTTTGAAAGTGGATGGTATGATGAATATGGAAACAAAAGAGAAAAAAATCCATTTATTGATTTTGAAATAGAAGATAATTTTCCTTTAAGAAACGCAGAGCAATATTGTATATTTGAGGTAGAAACAGGAAAATATAAAAAAGGAAGATTAGTTCCAAGACCTTCTTATTCATTAAAGATAAAAACAAAAGAGAAAGTAATTCTCTCATTTATAAAACCATCAAAAGGGACATATTCCTATTGTATAGAGAAGTCAGATTATCCAGCAATTATTAAAAAAATCGAAGGGAAAGGAAAGATAATTTATTTTTCTAATCTTCCTGGAGAATTTTATAATTCATTTCATCCTCTTGAATGGGAAAATATAATAAGTGAAATAATAAAAGAGAAAATTGAATTTGAAATAAAAGTTGATGCTCCTTCAACTACAATAACTGAATTTTATAAAGATAGTGATAACTGGATAATACATATTGTTAATTCAACAGGTGATATGAAAAGACCTGTTTCAGAAATTATTCCTGTTGATGTAAAAATAGAAATAAAAGGTAAATTTGAACTTTCTGAAAGAGTTTTTGAAGATGGAAATTTAAAAATTGAAAAGGAAAAAGACAAAACAAATATAACACTTGAAGGCATTTCTCTTTATGAAATTATTTATTTAAGGAGAGCAGAATGAAAGTATATATAATGACTGATTTAGAAGGAGTTGCAGGAGTAGTTGATTTTGAAAGTCAAACATATAACACAGGAAAGTATTATGAAATAGCAAAAGGACTATTAACAGAAGAAGTAAATTCCTGTTGTGATGGATTAGTAGAGGTAGGGGTTGATGAAATTTTTGTTAGTGATGGTCATGGGTCTGGGGGAATATTGCCTGAAAAAATACACCGAGAGGCAAAACTTTTACATGGAAGACCTCTTCCGAAATTTTGGGAAATTGATAAAAAATGGGATTGTATTTTTCTACTATCTCACCATAGTATGCATGGAACCAAAAATGGAAATTTAAATCATACATATTCAAGCAGGTCAATAGTAAAAATGGAATTAAATGGAGAAAAAATAGGAGAAATAGGAATTGGAGTATATCTTGCTGGTTGGTTTAATATACCGGTGGTTTTTATCAGTGGAGATGAAGCAGCATGTGAAGAGGCAGGAAAATATGTTCCTAATATAGAAAAAGCAATTGTAAAGTGGGGAATTACCAGAACTTCTGCAATTTCACTTTCTCCAATAAAAGCAAGAGAAATAATAAAAGAAAAAGCAAAAAAGGCAATAGAAAAAATTGATAAAATAAAACCAGTAAAATTTGAGGGAGAATGTGAACTTCTTATTGAATTTATTTCTACTTCTGATGCTTTTGGTTTTGTGAAAAGACCTTTTTTTGAAAAAGTTAATGAAACAACAGTAAAAGTTAAAGGTAAAAACTTTCTTGAACTTTTTGAAAGGTATTTTTATTAAGTGGATATAAAAATGTAATAAAGACAAATGGAAAAATGAAATTAGATTAATTAGAAATAGAAAGCTATCTTACAACACTTATAATAATAGAGAATTGAATCAGTGATAAAAATTCCAGATGAGATGATACGATAAAAGTCAAAAAGTGGTGAATACTCTGGGATAAGTAGTAAAATAAAAAGAAATCCTGGAGTAGATAGGTTATAAGTGAATTTTTCCTTGGGGCGAAAAAAAGGACCTCGTAAAGGAGATTAACAGGCACCTATAACTGAATATTCACTACAGGATATTAGAGCCTGAATAGGAGGATGGTGTTCACCAAGATATATCTCTACTCCGAAGGATAACAAAAAATGCAGGACAGAATGGGAAGATATATCGGAGTGGATTTGCATAAGAGGAGTTTTGCAGTATGTTATAGAAGTAAGGCAGGGGAGATAGAAGAGAAAGAGTATAGTATGACGGAGGCAGGGATAGAGGAATTCAAAAAGAGGATAAAGAAGACAGATGAAGTAGGTGTAGAAGCGACGAGGAATACAGGATATTTTATAGGAGAGATAGAGAATAGTGTAGGTAGTATAAAAGTAATAAATCCGACACAATTTAAAATAATAGCCAACTCAGTAAAAAAAACAGACAAAATATCTGCCAAGACAATAGCGAAGTATTTAAGTAAGGGGTTAATTCCGGAGGTAAGGATGAGAAGCAAAGAGCAGATGGAGACACTGGGTTTAATAGGGACGAGGGACAAATTGGTGAAATTAAGAACATCATTGAAGAACAAGATACACAATATATTAAATGCTAATGGGATAATCACCAAGAAAGAGATGTTCAGTTCAGATAAAGGGTTGGATAAGATATTAGAGATAGATTTAGATGAAGGATATTTATTTGAATTAAGATTGATAGTAGAACAGCTACATCATTTAAACGAGACAATAAAGACCATAGACAAGGAATTAGCCAAGAGAGGGAAGAAAATGAAGGGGTTTAAGAATATAACATCAATGACAGGAATAAGTAATACATCAGGGACAATTTTATTAAGTGTGATAGGAGAGAAAAATGATTTTGAAAGAGATAAGAAGTTATCAGCATTTTTATGGTTAGTTCCGATGGTATATGCATCAGGGGATACAGTTCGCTATGGTATGATAACTAAAATGGGTAATAAGATAGGGAGAACAACAGTGGTACAATCAACATTGGTAGCAATAAAATATAATGAGTATTTAAGGAATTTTTATTTAAGGTTGAAAGCGAAGAAAGGGAGTGGTAAAGCAATAATAGCAACAGCAAGGAAGTATTTAACAATAATTTATAAAACACTGAGATATAATTTAGTTTTTGAGGATATTAATCATTTTAAGTTAGCAGAAAGTAGTTAAAAAATAACTTGTTGGAGTAGAGTTTTTTGACTCTTAACATAGGAAGATAAGATGGAATGGTGGAAAAAAGAACCTTTAAGAGTAATTGAAATTGCACATGGATATGAAATTAATGAAAAAATGAAGGTGTTAAAAGAATTGAATGCAAATATGGAGCACCTTACAAGATACAATGCTTCGGAGTTGTTTCCATCAGAAGAATTTAGTCTTCATAGTGGAATTTTATTAAAACCTGATGATTTTGATAAATACTTAAAAGAAGCACATACAATTGGAGTAAAAGTAGTATTTTATTATAATGTTCATGCTGTAAATATTCAATATGCTAAAAAACGGCCTGATTGGCAACAGATTTGTGAAGATGGAAAGGCAATTGATAATGTATATGAAACATATTCTTCTTTTTGTGTGAATAGTGGTTGGAGAAATGAAGTATTTGAAATGTTAAAGAAAATTTGTAAATTTGGATTTGATGGAATTTTTTATGATGGTCCGATATTTTTTGCTAATACTTGTTATTGCGAGAGTTGTAAAAGATTATTTAAGGGAAAATATGGTTATCAATTGCCACAAAAGACATCCTTAAGTAAAGATAGAGAAAATTCTCAATGGAAAGATATA contains these protein-coding regions:
- a CDS encoding beta-galactosidase trimerization domain-containing protein; its protein translation is MIFHMFRVDYPDNWDKLKELNLEKLAKIKKELYKVDIEWVVGSFGTFPGQGYMVSFNTPYFEKYPGLGDFDYIREYLPYAKKYGIKLVSYLNLHWFSYEFASKHYDWQQITYDGKIYGEKYPLYGNGTTFCINSPFREWALKMMEEVMKTGIDGVFLDGPGIFPESCYCEYCRKKFKEETGHDLPEWENWSDPIWKEFLLFRKKSFLKFMEDAKKVVKRINKDGIIFINSSHLPEWGIPRYIGELEQYQDFNLSEAFYHLGSVRDYFFYYFVAKYLKVSEKPSSAAMHHAAGIWHWIPLYPQEVKMSISQNLCVKNCLWTAVLNGNDIENPEYWQPIKEVMEKVEDKKEIFDKGKTYAPVGLYVSSSTVYFYISEIKGIYTEEEKVKEENLVLKREKEVKKDKKHKCDDITYKELSGFFEVLVRSHIPFKIINENILEENLKKLDVLILPNTTCLSEKEISLINDFVKKGGKLIMSFESGWYDEYGNKREKNPFIDFEIEDNFPLRNAEQYCIFEVETGKYKKGRLVPRPSYSLKIKTKEKVILSFIKPSKGTYSYCIEKSDYPAIIKKIEGKGKIIYFSNLPGEFYNSFHPLEWENIISEIIKEKIEFEIKVDAPSTTITEFYKDSDNWIIHIVNSTGDMKRPVSEIIPVDVKIEIKGKFELSERVFEDGNLKIEKEKDKTNITLEGISLYEIIYLRRAE
- a CDS encoding IS110 family transposase; its protein translation is MGRYIGVDLHKRSFAVCYRSKAGEIEEKEYSMTEAGIEEFKKRIKKTDEVGVEATRNTGYFIGEIENSVGSIKVINPTQFKIIANSVKKTDKISAKTIAKYLSKGLIPEVRMRSKEQMETLGLIGTRDKLVKLRTSLKNKIHNILNANGIITKKEMFSSDKGLDKILEIDLDEGYLFELRLIVEQLHHLNETIKTIDKELAKRGKKMKGFKNITSMTGISNTSGTILLSVIGEKNDFERDKKLSAFLWLVPMVYASGDTVRYGMITKMGNKIGRTTVVQSTLVAIKYNEYLRNFYLRLKAKKGSGKAIIATARKYLTIIYKTLRYNLVFEDINHFKLAESS
- a CDS encoding M55 family metallopeptidase, with amino-acid sequence MKVYIMTDLEGVAGVVDFESQTYNTGKYYEIAKGLLTEEVNSCCDGLVEVGVDEIFVSDGHGSGGILPEKIHREAKLLHGRPLPKFWEIDKKWDCIFLLSHHSMHGTKNGNLNHTYSSRSIVKMELNGEKIGEIGIGVYLAGWFNIPVVFISGDEAACEEAGKYVPNIEKAIVKWGITRTSAISLSPIKAREIIKEKAKKAIEKIDKIKPVKFEGECELLIEFISTSDAFGFVKRPFFEKVNETTVKVKGKNFLELFERYFY